Proteins from a genomic interval of Stenotrophomonas sp. WZN-1:
- a CDS encoding carboxymuconolactone decarboxylase family protein produces the protein MLDWNAYRKELKGRIGEIGKLSPDTVKGYATLSNAGAQTNHLDARTRELIALAVAVTTRCDGCITVHVDAALKHGASREEIAEALGVAVSLNAGAALVYSARVMDAVAAHESA, from the coding sequence ATGCTCGACTGGAATGCCTACCGCAAGGAACTGAAGGGCCGCATCGGTGAGATCGGCAAGCTCTCGCCCGACACGGTCAAGGGCTACGCCACCCTGTCCAATGCCGGTGCCCAGACCAACCACCTTGATGCCAGGACCCGAGAGCTGATCGCGCTGGCGGTGGCGGTGACCACCCGCTGTGACGGCTGCATCACCGTGCATGTGGACGCGGCGCTGAAGCATGGCGCCAGTCGCGAGGAAATCGCAGAGGCGCTGGGCGTGGCGGTGTCGCTCAACGCCGGCGCCGCGCTGGTGTATTCGGCACGGGTGATGGACGCCGTGGCCGCGCACGAGAGCGCGTGA